A segment of the Zonotrichia albicollis isolate bZonAlb1 chromosome Z, bZonAlb1.hap1, whole genome shotgun sequence genome:
aaacccacagtgTGCCACTGGAAAACATATATCCCCATCTCAAAACAGCACACAccaccacagctcctgctgagaCCAGACACTGAACTCCAGAAGACACTCATCTTAGCATGGACCCCACAAGACTCCTTGTTTTTGTCCTTTTCCCCTCCACACTTGCTTTCTTCTTCCTGAATccctttgtgtttgggggtattTCTCATGCTTTACATGTAACTTATTTCTCTGGCATCCCTGTCTAGCTCAAGTCCCTGACATAGTCTGCTGAATGCTTTATTAGCAGAGAcagtgcaggaggagcaggcccAACAAACTTGATCTGGCAAAAGACTTCACATTTGCGCAGGCAGTGTTCAAGATCCATGTAGACAAAGCATCTCAAAGAGCTGCAGACTCCTAAGAACAAAGATGAACCTCCCTCCCCTTACTGCTACCATGGGCCATTTCACATCAGTAGCTAAGCCACTGCAAATCTTTCTCTGTGATTCATGAAAACAGACTAATGCCACAAAAAAGCACCAAGTACTACTTTATCCTCCACATCACATTGTCTTTGCCTGCTATTCTGCTTTTAGAACCACTCAAACATATAAAATCTCTTCCCATTCAAGGAAACTGTATCACTAAATGCACACTTCAGTACCAGCAAGGGCACAATCTTCAGCACACAGCCCTCATCTAGTTGTGATGTAGCACAAATGCAGTGCATTAATCGCTGCACACCCTCCTTTCTCAGAGGGGCTGTGATGATGTACAGCTCCCACTGCTTCTTCCGTGCCTCTGGGCAAATGAAGCAGCTGTTGGTTATCAGTCACAAGGACGGCATTCCACGACAGCCCAAGCTCTCGGCGATGCCTGTGACAAGTCTCAGCCAGTCACGCCGCGATGCGGACCCGAGCCCGGTCGCTCTCCACCGCGATCGCGGCAGCACCGGACCGGGCGCGCCAACAAAGCCGCGGTTCCGTgagcgcggccccgccgccgcacCTGCCGCGGCCCCGCGGGGCCCACACCTGCCGGGGCCGCGCGGCCCCTCAGGgcggccgcgcccgccgccgccggccctccccgccccgccgccggcaGCTGCTGCCGCCCccgctccctccttccctccctctgctccctccttccctcccctctcgCCGGCCCCGGGAACAAAAGAGGCCAGTGCGGCGGAGCCCGGCCGCTCCGGCGCGGCGGCTCGGCCCACGCCCCAGCCggcccggcacggcccggcaCCGCGCTGgccccggccgggccgggcgcgcTCTCACCTGGGCCCGGCGCGGCGGCGCGctcggggcggcggcggcgcgctcAGGGCGGCGGCATAGCGCTCCCCGCCCCGGACACGGCGGGAGGCCGCCGGCTGCTCGCCAaccccgccgctccccgcctCGGCTGCCGCCCTTACGCAATTGGCAGCGGCCGCAAGCCCCGCGGGGCGACCCAGATCGCGGGCCCCGAGCGGAGGCGGCCGAGCCCCGCCGCTGCTGCCCCGCCTcccgcgctcccgccgcccccgcgcCGGGGGAGGagcggggccgcccccgccgcccgcccgcccctcgcccggcctggcccggccGCACCTCCGCGCTGCGCTCCGCGGGCGCCGCACTGCCCGGCCCGGGCCTGGCGCTTCCTTCCTGCGGGACTGCATCCCTCCGGCCTCGCTGCTGCCGGGGCACCCAGGCGCCGCCTCCTGCAGCACCCGGGCCTGGCGGGCAAGAGGAGGCAGAGGGGCACTTTGCATCCGTGCCCTGACCTACGGCTCTCCTCTACGGCAGAGTGGAAAAGTGCTGATTTTCAGTTCAAATACTGGACGCACCGTTAGATACCGATGTCCGTGTTAAAGTAATAGTAACAACAGCAGTAGTACTACTACTAATCATAATGATAATAATACTTGTAATAATAGTAATTCCACAGTTATAAACGCGCAGGTGCTGCCTGGGCGGTGTGGAATGTGCGCGAGGAACGAGAGCAAGGCGACAGCGGGGGAAGAGGCACTGTGCTGTCTCCagaggggagggatggagggacaccCGGAGCGCATGAGAGGCggcagaagcagagagcagagaCACGCGGCGGCTGTCGGTACGTGCTGGCTGAACAGAGTTACTTACGGCCGTTGTAGTCCGGGCAGTCTGACCAGCGGAAAGAGCCGACTGGAGAACCTGATGCCGCTTTCtgatttgcttttttgttttgttttgttttgtttctattttgtttCTTGTTCTAATATTTTTTAAGTAAAATCAAACTAAAACCCAAAATGTTCTGAATTTCAGGGAGCCCCTGCCTGAAACTGTTACCCAGCAAAGAGCATCAATTGGTATAGACATTCAAGAAGGACTGTGAAGCCTCAGGGCACCTCAGGCTGTCAGCTTCGATGCAAATCTGACAACTGGCTTCTCTTAAGTTTGGGACCTCCCACCATTTCCGTGCTGCAAGGTTGGGCCACACTCATTACTGATGAGccagtggaagaaaaaaaaaaagaaaaaagcattcCCTGGTCGGATTCCAGATGGGTCAATGAAATGCTTCAGGAAACACAAGCATTTCCCAACATAGTTATTTCCTTGGGAATATTCCAAATAGATGAAGTCAAAGTGATAACTCACTTGTATGTCTATGAACACTGCCCTGCTAACTTTGCCTCTAGCGATTTCCTCTTTGTTTAAATCACAGTAAGCATAGCCTGTGTGGTGTGGTGTACTTATAGCACATGGAGACATCTAGCGCCTAAATAACAGACTGCAAATCAGCTTCATTTATCTGAAATCTTGGAGATGACAGTCAGACCCATTGCTTGCAATGTTtcaccccagggctgcagggtgcTGAGCAGTTTTAGTGCAAACCATCGCACCACTGGATAGCAGCTGTCCTTGGGCAGGGAGCGCGGTGGAAGGAGCAGCTGCACTAGCTCAGGAGGAGActgactgcagctctgctgcacagTTTGAGCTTCAGGCCTAGGCGTTACAGCAGTAATTGACTCAAGACAGAGATTTGCCTGTATAGGCACAAAACAGGTTGAGACAGTTCCTAACTTGCCTTTGTCACTAAACCACAGAGAGTAAAGCTTGTAGGTGTATGAATAAGACAATTTCATCGTGGCTTTTGCAGTGTGTCTCTACTTCTATTCTTCCTTTGTTAGGCCAGGAGCACAATTATTCTAACACGTGTAATTGTAAAACTTCACCTCTTTTCAACAAACATGCTAACTGAATACTTACATTTGCCTATTTCTTTGGCTGAAATTAAACTGAATGTAAGCACTGCTTATCTACTAGAAAGATATTAGTCTGGgaacagaaattatttacttttcttATATACTTATctaaagaaagaagaaatacagACTGTAATCAACATTCTCAGCCAGAAGCCTGAAAAAAGGTTTAGTTATACCCAAGTACAGATGTTTTTGCCAGTACTACTATATAGGGGCATAAAGTAAAACATTTCTACATACTTAAATAGTCCTCAATTGAATATATtgcactgtgtgtgtgtaggaGTGCACACGTATGAGTATTTTAGACAACCCACATAATACATTATTTTTCAGTCTCAGGCAGGCCACAAACACCTTTGAGCTATAAAAGCACTAGATCATAGGACCATAGAAAAAaataaggctggaaaagacctttaagatcataaAGTCCAGCTGTCAACCTAGCACCACAAGCCTAGCCCCACCATTAAACCATGTCCTCAAGCACCATGTCCACAgtttttttgaacacttccagagatagGGACTCAAACACACTTTACAgccctttctgtgaaaaagaaaatccaacaATTTAgtctaaacctcctctggtgcaacttgagaccatttcctctcatcctgacACTTGTTATCCAGGAGAAAAGATTGACGCCCACCTCACTATggcctcctttcaggcagctgcAGATCTCTTACAGAATGGAATTATTACCAAACAACAATAATGCTTTTAAGTGATGGATACATTTGAATTAAACAATCCCTAAACCCTGTAAGTATGTAAAATGTTGGACTTTGAAATTTGCTGAGTATTTGAAATCTCTCCATCAAACCCAAATGGTGCACTAAAGCATTAGTGCATCTCCATTTCGTATCACTTGCTTCTTCATGATGCTTTGGGTTTCAGCAGACAAATGGTTGGTAAAGTGTACAAACCaaagttttaaaattacaaaagaTGGACTTGAAAGAGATGATGGATGCCATCACTATAGTCTGATGATTTTAAAATAAGCACGAAGGAAGCAGCTTTTGTCCTTCTGAATAAAAAGAGGTACTAGGAGAGAGGAAGGAGCAAGTTAGGAAGCAACAGGTGGGAGTAAATATAGGCAGTTACAGTTAAAATTATGTCCTATTCTCTCAATTCCCATGCAGACCCTTAGAAAATATTGCTGTTTTTCTATTTAGATAAGAGAGCAAATGTACCTATTTCTTTCCTGACCTAAGCCTTTCTGGCATATGTCCCAGGTATTCTGCAGTAATACCTTTTCCATACAGTAGCCATGTTTTAAATTATCATAAACCACTCAGATTTTTAATTAACTTTCAGTGAGTTTAGCActtgtggcaaaaaaaaaaagttattaaaatAATGCAAACACTGCCTAGGGCTGGGGGAAGGTTTGCTCTTAGTAAAAACTTGATCTTACTTTGAAATACTGTGCTTCAACCAAAGGTAACAGTAGTTAATAAAATATAACAACAGTTTAAGGGAGAAGACAAGAGTGCAAAATGAATATTAGGGGAATGTAGAGgtaattttaaagcaaatttaGTCACAGGCAGATTTAGTGCATCATCTTCCCCTGCTCACTGAAGAGccaatgtggggttttttctgtatGTCAAGACAACCCATATgaaactgatttattttttgcagGTTTACAAAACAGTGTGACCTATAGCTGAGTTCTGGTAGATCCTACCTGTCATTCTCCTCTGTCACTTTGTATGTTTCCAAAATTTTTACTGTGAAGAAACTTGTCA
Coding sequences within it:
- the LOC113459594 gene encoding uncharacterized protein LOC113459594, with the translated sequence MYSSHCFFRASGQMKQLLVISHKDGIPRQPKLSAMPVTSLSQSRRDADPSPVALHRDRGSTGPGAPTKPRAAAPAAAGPPRPAAGSCCRPRSLLPSLCSLLPSPLAGPGNKRGQCGGARPLRRGGSAHAPAGPARPGTALAPAGPGALSPGPGAAARSGRRRRAQGGGIALPAPDTAGGRRLLANPAAPRLGCRPYAIGSGRKPRGATQIAGPERRRPSPAAAAPPPALPPPPRRGRSGAAPAARPPLARPGPAAPPRCAPRAPHCPARAWRFLPAGLHPSGLAAAGAPRRRLLQHPGLAGKRRQRGTLHPCPDLRLSSTAEWKSADFQFKYWTHR